In Candidatus Nanoarchaeia archaeon, the genomic window TATATCGTATGGGATCGAGGGGTTTCTTCTCGATTGAACATCAAAGAAGCCAAAGAGATGGGGTTTGAAGTGTTGTGTGGGCTTCCATTGAAAACTGGTTTAAAGAAGGTGGCAGATCAAGTTTTGGGAGAGGAGATCATCTCGATGAAGCACAGGGTAAGGCTCCAGAAAGCTACCTTTTATGTAAAGAAGAAGAGATACCAGATAGATGGGGTTGATGGATATCTTGCCATTTGTCTTAATGAGAAAGAGAAACAGGGGATTCGTGAGAGGAGATATGATGAAATTGATCATGCTCTCCACCAGATTGAGGAGAAAAAGGGGATCAAAGAGGGGCTGAAGAAGTATATAAGCGGGGATAAGGTAAATTACAAGGAGGTGGCATTGGCAGAGCGCTATGACGGAATATCGGTGATCTTTTCGACGAAAGATCTCGGTGAAGAAGAAATAATCAAGGGGTATTTTGAGAAAGATAGAATAGAGAAATCCTTCCGGTGTATGAAAGGTCTTTTAGAGGTGGATAAGGTAAGGTTTTGGTTAGCCAACCGAGTCAAGGGGCACATTTTTGTTTGTTATCTTGCTTACTTGCTTTTATCTGTTCTTGAATATAAACTCAGAAAATTAGGCATAAAGGCATCCGAGGCAATAGAAAGCATGGAGACGATGTATCGAGTATATATCACAGACCAAAAATCAAAAAACAAATTCGTAAAAACAGTCACTATAAGTAAAAAGCAAGAAGACATTCTAAAGCAGATTAATCCACGCATCTTGACAA contains:
- a CDS encoding transposase, encoding MSFVRKIKRGDSIYLAEVENVRMGGKVIQKHIRYVGKEVDDKPILTGSVATSTIDRVTIYGPLLMLDEIARQIDLSAALGEYGDYLLSLAYAHCVSPDSLTGMVDWYQKTEIGSLLSLSDVTYKKLIEAIDSVDGLRGSEVQGRIFGRLKEVLDLSPRGYFYDITNIYFYGVCCPLAKRGHNADGRKDRQIQVGLAVTQGEGIPIFHKVFEGNIFDGRTLPDILLQLRRQDIKDVYIVWDRGVSSRLNIKEAKEMGFEVLCGLPLKTGLKKVADQVLGEEIISMKHRVRLQKATFYVKKKRYQIDGVDGYLAICLNEKEKQGIRERRYDEIDHALHQIEEKKGIKEGLKKYISGDKVNYKEVALAERYDGISVIFSTKDLGEEEIIKGYFEKDRIEKSFRCMKGLLEVDKVRFWLANRVKGHIFVCYLAYLLLSVLEYKLRKLGIKASEAIESMETMYRVYITDQKSKNKFVKTVTISKKQEDILKQINPRILTKCSV